One part of the Phycisphaeraceae bacterium genome encodes these proteins:
- a CDS encoding OPT/YSL family transporter yields the protein MALKHLTEEQIRTWTLDQKDRWWLENVFRGNMPQLTIRAAITGFLLGGILSATNLYVGAKTGWTLGVGLTSVILAFSAFKVMSSIGLGRDFTILENNCMQSIATAAGYMTGPLISGIAAWMWVENRIMPWWQLMAFTVVLSILGVLVAFPMKRRFINDEQQPFPEGRACGVVLDTLYNSDASVGLFKAKALAVAAFGAAFLKLISGENLMQFLQERILGVAKDKVWHLNEHLDAWYYWLADKKLVPIPTLSGVPIRNLGLSPTMELAMVGAGGLMGIRAASSMLIGSMFNFLIIVPLMIAFGEIKPKAGETTEQITRIWALNSWALWWGIAIMVTAALTGLFAKPKIIITAFTGLFKRGRQSESQSLKKIELPLWVSFVGIPIVGAVGVWMSHEWFGVHILFGALAIPLIIVLSLIAANSTALTGITPTGAMSKIPQFIFGAADPKNPATNLMTGVMCIEVASNASNLLMDIKPGYMLGAKPRQQAIGHVIGIIAGALASTPLFFALFLSDWKGEPGQSIEAVMVTEQFGFPSAMQWKGVSDLVTSVFGSGGTAIPNSAVWSMVIAATVGLFMEIIRIRSRGKFPLSPLAIGLGVVVPPDSTMAMFFGALMFWALHRFYDRREGSFGNRLWVQTQEPICAGLIAGFALMGIADILVKVFLLK from the coding sequence ATGGCGCTCAAGCACCTCACCGAAGAGCAGATCCGAACCTGGACCCTCGACCAGAAGGACCGCTGGTGGCTCGAGAACGTCTTCCGCGGCAACATGCCGCAGCTCACCATCCGCGCCGCCATCACCGGCTTCCTCCTGGGCGGAATCCTCAGCGCCACCAACCTCTACGTCGGCGCCAAGACCGGCTGGACCCTCGGCGTCGGCCTGACCAGCGTCATCCTCGCCTTCTCCGCCTTCAAGGTCATGTCGTCGATCGGCCTCGGACGCGACTTCACCATCCTCGAGAACAACTGCATGCAGTCGATCGCCACCGCGGCCGGCTACATGACCGGCCCGCTCATTTCCGGCATCGCCGCCTGGATGTGGGTCGAGAACAGGATCATGCCGTGGTGGCAGCTCATGGCCTTCACGGTCGTCCTCTCGATCCTCGGCGTGCTCGTCGCGTTCCCCATGAAACGCCGGTTCATCAACGACGAGCAGCAGCCCTTCCCCGAGGGCCGCGCCTGCGGCGTCGTCCTCGACACCCTCTACAACTCCGACGCCTCCGTCGGCCTCTTCAAAGCCAAGGCCCTCGCCGTCGCCGCCTTCGGCGCCGCCTTCCTCAAGCTCATCTCCGGCGAGAACCTCATGCAGTTCCTGCAGGAGCGGATCCTCGGTGTCGCCAAGGACAAAGTCTGGCACCTCAACGAGCACCTCGATGCCTGGTACTACTGGCTCGCCGACAAGAAACTCGTTCCGATCCCAACACTCTCCGGTGTCCCCATCAGGAACCTCGGCCTCTCCCCCACCATGGAACTCGCCATGGTCGGCGCCGGCGGCCTCATGGGCATCCGCGCCGCCTCCAGCATGCTCATCGGCTCGATGTTCAACTTCCTGATCATCGTCCCGCTCATGATCGCCTTCGGCGAGATCAAGCCCAAGGCCGGCGAGACAACCGAGCAGATCACCCGCATCTGGGCCCTCAACTCCTGGGCCCTCTGGTGGGGCATCGCCATCATGGTCACCGCCGCCCTCACCGGCCTCTTCGCCAAGCCCAAGATCATCATCACCGCCTTCACCGGCTTGTTTAAGCGCGGCCGTCAGAGCGAGTCCCAGTCGCTCAAGAAGATCGAACTCCCCCTCTGGGTCTCCTTCGTCGGCATCCCCATCGTGGGCGCCGTCGGCGTCTGGATGTCCCACGAGTGGTTCGGCGTCCACATCCTCTTCGGCGCACTCGCCATCCCGCTGATCATCGTCCTCTCCCTCATCGCCGCCAACTCCACGGCCCTCACCGGCATCACCCCCACCGGCGCGATGAGCAAGATCCCCCAGTTCATCTTCGGCGCCGCCGACCCCAAGAACCCCGCCACCAACCTCATGACCGGCGTCATGTGCATCGAGGTCGCCAGTAACGCCAGCAACCTCCTCATGGACATCAAGCCCGGCTACATGCTCGGCGCCAAGCCCCGCCAGCAGGCCATCGGTCACGTCATCGGCATCATCGCCGGCGCCCTCGCCAGCACCCCGCTGTTCTTCGCCCTCTTCCTCTCCGACTGGAAGGGCGAGCCCGGCCAGTCCATCGAGGCCGTCATGGTCACCGAGCAGTTCGGCTTCCCCTCCGCCATGCAGTGGAAGGGCGTCTCCGACCTCGTCACCAGCGTCTTCGGCTCCGGCGGCACCGCCATCCCCAACTCCGCCGTCTGGTCCATGGTCATCGCCGCCACCGTCGGCCTCTTCATGGAGATCATCCGCATCCGCAGCCGCGGCAAGTTCCCCCTCTCCCCGCTCGCCATCGGCCTCGGCGTCGTCGTCCCCCCGGACTCCACCATGGCCATGTTCTTCGGCGCCCTCATGTTCTGGGCGCTGCACCGCTTCTACGACCGCCGCGAGGGCTCCTTCGGCAACCGCCTCTGGGTCCAGACGCAGGAGCCCATCTGCGCCGGCCTCATCGCGGGCTTTGCCCTCATGGGCATCGCCGACATCCTCGTCAAGGTCTTCCTCCTCAAGTAA
- a CDS encoding cyanophycinase gives MTTWRPCAWAAASMAVLLVLGACSRPAAPSGHLMIAGGALADDNALVWGRFAELSGEAGVIGVVPTATGVANPGRSTAETLTRYAGSRKVEILPLTKDDAANAMDADVAARVRACTALWFVGGDQSRILAVFRQGTGDSPAYRASMEVLAAGGVIGGSSAGAAMMSDPMITGGTSEASLVKGARNGAKGAAAGAEPDTGEDEDGPRPVGIAKGMGYFPYGLTDQHFLQRGRLGRLVVALEETDIQRGYGVAENSAIDVALGTGSITVLGDAGMLLVDMSGAKRSDGARRGIRLSLLSTGDVVDGASGKVSVSSARKEMAKRMGGPVEIPSTMPEAWRKNMITRLLRELPGFGGAPLKASDANYQIVLTADERTTFWADPARPSEVTVVDARMDIVPK, from the coding sequence ATGACGACGTGGCGGCCTTGTGCGTGGGCGGCGGCTTCGATGGCGGTGTTGCTGGTACTCGGGGCGTGCTCGCGGCCGGCTGCGCCGAGCGGGCACCTGATGATCGCGGGCGGGGCGCTGGCGGATGACAACGCGCTGGTGTGGGGGCGGTTTGCGGAACTCTCCGGCGAAGCGGGGGTGATCGGCGTGGTGCCGACGGCGACGGGGGTGGCGAACCCCGGGCGGTCCACGGCGGAGACGCTGACGCGGTACGCGGGGTCACGGAAGGTTGAGATTCTGCCGCTGACCAAGGATGACGCGGCGAACGCGATGGATGCCGACGTGGCGGCGCGGGTGCGGGCGTGCACGGCGCTGTGGTTTGTCGGGGGAGATCAATCGCGGATTCTCGCGGTGTTCCGTCAGGGGACGGGCGACTCGCCCGCGTACCGGGCGTCGATGGAGGTGCTCGCAGCGGGGGGCGTCATCGGCGGCTCTTCGGCAGGCGCAGCGATGATGTCGGACCCGATGATCACCGGCGGAACCTCGGAGGCGTCGCTGGTGAAGGGGGCGAGGAACGGGGCGAAGGGGGCGGCAGCCGGGGCCGAGCCGGACACGGGGGAGGATGAGGACGGGCCGCGGCCGGTGGGGATCGCGAAGGGGATGGGGTATTTCCCGTACGGGCTGACCGACCAGCACTTCCTGCAGCGCGGGCGGCTCGGCCGGCTGGTGGTGGCGCTGGAGGAGACGGACATTCAGCGCGGCTACGGGGTGGCGGAGAACTCCGCGATCGACGTCGCGCTGGGGACGGGGTCGATCACGGTGCTGGGGGATGCGGGGATGCTGCTGGTCGACATGTCCGGCGCGAAGCGGAGCGACGGGGCACGCCGGGGGATCAGGCTTTCGCTGCTCTCGACCGGGGATGTGGTGGATGGGGCGAGCGGGAAGGTGAGTGTGAGCAGCGCGCGGAAGGAGATGGCCAAGCGGATGGGCGGGCCGGTGGAGATCCCGTCAACCATGCCGGAGGCGTGGCGTAAGAACATGATTACGAGGCTGCTGCGGGAGTTGCCGGGCTTCGGCGGGGCACCGTTGAAGGCGTCGGATGCAAACTACCAGATCGTGCTGACGGCGGACGAGCGGACGACGTTCTGGGCCGACCCGGCGCGGCCGAGCGAGGTGACGGTGGTGGATGCACGGATGGATATCGTGCCGAAGTGA
- a CDS encoding isoaspartyl peptidase/L-asparaginase gives MQKLIAVVACVASCVAGACSTPRGAGPAAPGGGGAEPAYAIVIHGGAGTFPRSAPAERRQAYEEALAAALTIGRDELAKGGTALDACEKVVRYLENDPKFNAGKGAVYTEIGTHELDASIMDGSTLACGAVAGVKTVKNPITLARLVMTNTRHVLLAGDGAEAFADTFTVEQVERVGNSYFDTERQYEVLQEVLEERKKEAEPKPRSTVGCAALDMHGNLAAATSTGGLTGKRFGRIGDSPIIGAGTYADNRTCAVSCTGVGEEFIRHGVARDIAALMEYKGLSVNDAAMQVVFKTLRPDDGGVIAVSRTGEIAMVFSTVGMFRGAADSSGRFEVAIWGD, from the coding sequence ATGCAGAAGTTGATTGCCGTCGTTGCGTGCGTTGCGTCGTGTGTGGCTGGGGCGTGCAGCACGCCGCGGGGGGCGGGCCCGGCGGCGCCGGGCGGCGGGGGGGCGGAGCCGGCGTACGCGATCGTGATCCATGGCGGGGCGGGGACGTTCCCGCGGAGCGCGCCGGCGGAGCGGCGGCAGGCGTACGAGGAGGCGCTGGCCGCGGCGCTGACGATCGGGCGCGACGAGCTGGCGAAGGGGGGCACGGCGCTGGACGCGTGCGAGAAGGTGGTGCGGTACCTGGAGAACGACCCGAAGTTCAACGCGGGGAAGGGCGCGGTGTACACGGAGATCGGAACGCACGAGTTGGATGCGTCGATCATGGACGGTTCGACGCTCGCGTGCGGGGCGGTGGCGGGGGTGAAGACGGTGAAGAACCCGATCACGCTGGCGCGGCTGGTGATGACCAACACCCGGCACGTGCTGCTGGCGGGGGACGGGGCCGAGGCGTTCGCGGACACGTTCACGGTGGAGCAGGTGGAGCGAGTCGGCAACTCGTACTTCGACACCGAGCGGCAGTACGAGGTGCTGCAGGAGGTGCTGGAGGAGCGGAAGAAGGAGGCGGAGCCCAAGCCGCGGAGCACCGTGGGGTGCGCGGCGCTGGACATGCACGGCAACCTCGCGGCGGCGACGTCGACTGGGGGGCTGACGGGCAAGCGGTTCGGGCGGATCGGGGACTCGCCGATCATCGGTGCAGGGACGTACGCGGATAACCGGACGTGCGCGGTGTCGTGCACGGGGGTGGGCGAGGAGTTCATCCGTCACGGTGTCGCGCGCGACATCGCCGCGCTCATGGAGTACAAGGGGCTGAGCGTGAACGATGCGGCGATGCAGGTGGTGTTCAAGACGCTTCGGCCGGACGATGGCGGTGTGATCGCGGTGTCGCGGACCGGGGAGATCGCCATGGTGTTCAGCACGGTGGGGATGTTCCGCGGGGCGGCGGACTCGAGCGGTCGGTTTGAGGTGGCGATCTGGGGGGACTGA
- a CDS encoding polyphosphate kinase 2 family protein codes for MDTKQLIKEARRLSKRYRVHNGRGFRLKHCDPGDTAWLKSEDKPRAREVLQRGVDVLAEQQTMLYAQDRWSLLVVFQAMDAAGKDGAIKHVMSGVNPQGCQVSAFKAPSEEELDHDYLWRCQRRLPERGRIGIFNRSYYEEVLVVRVHEELLARQKIPKRLVTGRIWDERFRDIRGFERYLTGNGTAVRKIFLHVSRDEQKRRFLERIDEPEKNWKFSAADVRERRFWKQYAHAYEDMIRNTASKEAPWYVVPADNKWFTRLVVAAIVIEALASLDLHYPVVEKAQLQELASAKRELLAEKRST; via the coding sequence ATGGATACCAAGCAGCTGATCAAGGAGGCCCGCCGCCTCAGCAAGCGGTACCGGGTCCACAACGGGCGAGGCTTCCGGCTCAAGCACTGCGACCCTGGCGACACCGCGTGGCTCAAGTCCGAGGACAAGCCGCGGGCGCGCGAGGTGCTCCAGCGCGGCGTCGACGTGCTGGCGGAGCAGCAGACGATGCTGTACGCCCAGGATCGATGGAGCCTGCTGGTGGTGTTCCAGGCGATGGACGCCGCGGGCAAGGACGGGGCGATCAAGCACGTCATGTCGGGGGTCAATCCGCAGGGGTGCCAGGTGTCGGCGTTCAAGGCGCCATCGGAGGAAGAACTGGACCACGACTACCTGTGGCGCTGCCAGCGGCGGCTGCCGGAGCGCGGCCGCATCGGCATCTTCAACCGGTCGTACTACGAGGAGGTGCTGGTGGTGCGCGTGCACGAGGAACTCCTCGCCCGCCAGAAGATCCCGAAGCGGCTCGTGACCGGCCGGATCTGGGACGAACGGTTCCGCGACATCCGGGGGTTCGAGCGGTACCTGACCGGCAACGGAACGGCGGTGAGGAAGATCTTCCTGCACGTCTCCCGCGACGAGCAGAAGCGGCGGTTCCTCGAGCGGATCGACGAGCCGGAGAAGAACTGGAAGTTCTCCGCCGCGGACGTCCGGGAGCGGCGGTTCTGGAAGCAGTACGCGCACGCGTACGAGGACATGATCAGGAATACGGCGTCGAAGGAGGCGCCGTGGTATGTCGTCCCGGCGGATAACAAGTGGTTCACCCGCCTGGTTGTCGCGGCGATCGTGATCGAGGCGCTCGCGTCGCTTGACCTGCACTACCCGGTCGTCGAGAAGGCCCAACTCCAGGAACTGGCCAGTGCCAAGAGGGAGTTGCTGGCGGAGAAGCGCTCCACGTAG
- a CDS encoding tetratricopeptide repeat protein, giving the protein MPEAPASEASNRPRRLLTAAGAVSLAAAALLVGVLSFQRIWPVDYWWQRGVGEYVLSHGVPSHDVFSYTNPQHPWLETRWGYCVALFSLTRALGHEAASIARTLIVLATFGLAAAAGLVGARRQGWALHGTVIAGGVVAVAAMASSQRMVVRPETVSVFFLAVFLWVIARRMQAPTRWVWVLPLVEAMWANTHGFFPLGPAVTGAWLVGETIEWALARAGWAVPDPDRASRVRQAGIITAIVGLAMLINPYGPRALLLPLTQFLALSGETAQKGYILELTSPFAFGDRYTALWWYKAMIGVATASVLLAPRRQRAFWLIVTGAMFALSAAAIRNIPLFAIAATAMAIRGLCVSPIWEWRPVARGAPWALAAGSIGLAIFCVVQVRLVATDRFAVQQRDTNQFGIGLARHRYPVRAIEFLKSTGATGPMFNSLGIGSYALAQGIPVFIDPRGEVFEQAILGEYREITEPPMKFDEYARKYGFRSAVIDTDAFPLITHIAHLPGWRLVYLDEVAAVLLRDDESPQTQAIDLARDQARWLEEARSRMPRPTVYESAGWADRVTSPVPYYRLGKTCFALGWYQAARSLFEDAIAAYPPAFAPEDLEYLVYTASLAGDRAASATYAQQWEARAPLDPTRARASMLALLKLGDAVAARPFAERLAKADPRDAEAIAAAGTVALMQSRFGEAERWIRQAVELSPATAGYHRLLGQSLAMQIKTEEAIRELSRALELDPGEVAAASTGAMLLSRVGRRDEALAWAERALKISPNDPQATQVIRSLRPTP; this is encoded by the coding sequence ATGCCCGAGGCGCCCGCATCTGAAGCCTCCAATCGCCCGCGTCGGCTGCTCACCGCGGCCGGCGCGGTGTCGTTGGCGGCCGCGGCCCTTCTCGTCGGCGTGCTCTCGTTTCAGCGCATCTGGCCCGTCGACTACTGGTGGCAGCGGGGTGTCGGCGAGTACGTCCTTTCTCACGGTGTCCCGTCGCACGATGTCTTCTCGTACACCAACCCGCAGCACCCGTGGCTCGAGACCCGCTGGGGGTACTGCGTCGCTCTCTTCTCCCTCACACGCGCCCTGGGCCACGAGGCCGCATCGATCGCACGAACGCTCATCGTGCTCGCAACCTTCGGCCTTGCCGCCGCCGCGGGGCTTGTCGGCGCCCGCCGCCAGGGCTGGGCGCTCCACGGGACGGTAATCGCCGGCGGTGTGGTGGCGGTCGCCGCGATGGCATCGAGCCAGCGGATGGTGGTCCGGCCGGAGACGGTGAGCGTCTTCTTCTTGGCCGTGTTCCTCTGGGTCATTGCCCGGCGCATGCAGGCGCCGACCCGGTGGGTCTGGGTTCTCCCGCTGGTGGAGGCGATGTGGGCCAACACGCACGGCTTCTTTCCCCTCGGGCCCGCGGTGACCGGCGCCTGGCTGGTGGGCGAGACCATCGAGTGGGCGCTCGCCCGTGCGGGCTGGGCCGTGCCTGATCCCGATCGCGCGAGCCGGGTGCGCCAGGCGGGGATCATCACGGCGATCGTCGGCCTCGCGATGCTCATCAATCCCTACGGGCCCCGGGCGCTCCTTCTGCCGCTCACCCAGTTCCTGGCGCTGAGCGGCGAAACGGCGCAGAAGGGGTACATCCTCGAGCTGACCTCTCCGTTTGCGTTCGGTGATCGCTACACGGCGCTGTGGTGGTACAAGGCGATGATCGGCGTCGCCACGGCGTCCGTGCTCCTCGCGCCGCGGCGGCAGCGGGCGTTCTGGCTCATTGTCACCGGCGCGATGTTCGCCCTTTCCGCGGCCGCCATCCGGAACATCCCGCTGTTCGCGATCGCGGCGACGGCCATGGCGATCCGCGGCCTGTGCGTCTCGCCGATCTGGGAGTGGCGCCCGGTGGCCCGAGGGGCGCCGTGGGCGCTCGCGGCGGGATCGATCGGACTGGCGATCTTCTGCGTCGTGCAGGTCCGCCTCGTGGCGACGGATCGGTTCGCGGTCCAGCAGCGCGACACCAACCAGTTCGGCATCGGGCTGGCCAGGCACCGCTACCCGGTCCGGGCAATCGAGTTCCTGAAGTCCACGGGCGCGACCGGCCCGATGTTCAACTCCCTCGGCATCGGCTCCTACGCCCTCGCGCAGGGCATCCCGGTGTTCATCGATCCCCGCGGCGAGGTCTTCGAGCAGGCCATTCTGGGCGAGTACCGCGAGATCACCGAACCGCCGATGAAGTTCGACGAGTACGCCAGGAAGTACGGCTTCCGCTCCGCCGTGATCGACACGGATGCGTTCCCGCTGATCACGCACATTGCGCACTTGCCCGGCTGGCGCCTCGTCTACCTGGACGAGGTCGCGGCGGTGCTGCTGCGCGATGACGAATCTCCGCAGACGCAGGCGATCGACCTCGCGCGCGATCAGGCCCGGTGGCTGGAAGAAGCCCGGTCGCGGATGCCGCGTCCGACGGTGTACGAGTCGGCCGGATGGGCCGACCGGGTGACGAGCCCCGTGCCGTACTACCGCCTGGGAAAGACCTGCTTCGCCCTGGGGTGGTACCAGGCGGCCCGCTCGCTGTTCGAGGATGCGATCGCGGCGTACCCGCCGGCGTTCGCTCCCGAGGACCTCGAATACCTCGTGTACACCGCGAGCCTCGCCGGGGACCGCGCCGCGTCCGCGACGTACGCCCAGCAGTGGGAGGCCCGGGCTCCGCTTGATCCGACGCGTGCCCGCGCCTCCATGCTTGCCCTGCTCAAGCTCGGCGATGCGGTCGCGGCGAGGCCGTTCGCCGAGCGGCTCGCGAAGGCGGACCCCCGCGATGCCGAGGCGATCGCCGCGGCCGGCACGGTGGCATTGATGCAGTCGCGATTCGGCGAAGCGGAGCGGTGGATCCGCCAGGCCGTCGAACTGAGCCCGGCGACCGCCGGCTACCACCGTCTCCTGGGCCAGTCGCTCGCCATGCAGATCAAGACCGAGGAAGCGATCCGCGAACTCTCGCGGGCGCTCGAACTCGATCCGGGGGAGGTCGCGGCGGCGAGCACGGGAGCGATGCTGCTCAGCCGCGTCGGCCGGCGCGACGAGGCGCTGGCCTGGGCCGAGCGTGCGCTGAAGATCTCGCCGAACGATCCGCAGGCCACGCAGGTGATCCGCTCGCTCCGACCGACGCCGTGA
- a CDS encoding Hsp20/alpha crystallin family protein, whose protein sequence is MSIIPFKNRNNNNEPEGFLPATVGELKHEMDRLFERFVGRYPSDVWNGLTTGTWNTSSLGAWSPAIDIAETDKEVVIRAEIPGVDPKDVEVAVAGTTLTISGEKEETEEESGKDFHRSERRFGSFERRLTLPDYVDPDKVAAGFANGVLEVRVAKTKAVQPRKIAVTGSGSKK, encoded by the coding sequence ATGAGCATCATCCCCTTCAAGAATCGGAACAACAACAACGAGCCCGAGGGCTTCCTCCCCGCCACGGTCGGCGAGCTCAAGCACGAGATGGACCGGCTCTTCGAGCGGTTCGTCGGTCGCTACCCCAGCGACGTCTGGAACGGGCTGACCACGGGCACGTGGAACACCTCCAGCCTCGGCGCCTGGAGCCCGGCCATCGACATCGCCGAGACGGACAAGGAGGTTGTGATCCGCGCCGAGATCCCGGGAGTCGACCCCAAGGACGTCGAGGTCGCCGTCGCGGGTACAACCCTCACGATCAGCGGTGAGAAGGAAGAGACCGAAGAGGAATCGGGCAAGGACTTCCACCGCTCCGAGCGGCGCTTCGGTTCCTTCGAGCGCCGCCTCACGCTCCCGGACTATGTCGACCCCGACAAGGTCGCGGCGGGGTTTGCCAACGGGGTCCTCGAAGTCCGCGTCGCCAAGACCAAGGCCGTCCAGCCGCGCAAGATCGCGGTCACCGGCTCGGGTTCGAAGAAGTAG
- a CDS encoding Hsp20/alpha crystallin family protein: MTTMNTTQAPASEAAPASAEPMRTGPVFRPAVDILETRDEVLVLADMPGVAAGGVDIDFEDGVLTVHGRVGPREAGGKPLLREYGVGDFERTFQIGQSIDASSISAELSGGVLTVTMPKSAASRPRKIQVQAKP; this comes from the coding sequence ATGACCACGATGAACACCACACAGGCGCCCGCCTCCGAAGCCGCGCCGGCCTCGGCCGAGCCCATGCGCACCGGCCCGGTCTTCCGCCCGGCCGTCGACATTCTTGAAACGCGCGATGAAGTCCTCGTGCTCGCCGACATGCCCGGCGTCGCCGCGGGCGGCGTTGACATCGATTTCGAGGACGGGGTCCTCACCGTGCACGGGCGCGTCGGGCCCCGCGAGGCCGGCGGCAAGCCGCTGCTGCGCGAGTACGGCGTCGGCGACTTCGAGCGCACGTTCCAGATCGGGCAGTCGATCGACGCCTCGTCCATCTCGGCGGAACTCAGCGGCGGCGTGCTGACCGTCACGATGCCCAAGTCGGCGGCGTCGCGCCCGCGCAAGATCCAGGTGCAGGCCAAGCCCTAG
- a CDS encoding Hsp20/alpha crystallin family protein translates to MSTLSRRIFGTFPGSAMNGAFNAFGDALSAPALLAGIRPESRRFPQINAWETGDEIVVEAELPGFTMNSIEVTVVGNELTLSGRVPDTHPENVIYHRQERAAQPGATFSRAIHLATDIDSEQVKARFENGVLTVTLPKAPSARPRKITVSSK, encoded by the coding sequence ATGAGCACTCTCAGCAGGCGGATCTTCGGAACGTTCCCCGGCTCCGCGATGAACGGAGCCTTCAACGCCTTTGGCGACGCCCTGAGCGCCCCGGCGCTCCTCGCCGGGATACGTCCGGAATCGCGCCGGTTCCCGCAGATCAACGCCTGGGAGACCGGCGACGAGATCGTCGTCGAGGCGGAACTCCCGGGGTTCACGATGAACAGCATCGAGGTCACTGTCGTGGGCAACGAGCTCACCCTCTCCGGGCGAGTCCCCGACACCCACCCCGAGAACGTGATCTACCACCGCCAGGAACGGGCCGCGCAGCCCGGCGCGACGTTCAGCCGCGCCATCCACCTTGCGACCGATATCGACAGCGAGCAGGTCAAGGCCCGCTTCGAGAACGGCGTCCTCACCGTCACCCTTCCAAAGGCCCCGTCGGCCCGTCCGCGCAAGATCACGGTCTCGAGCAAGTAG
- a CDS encoding DnaJ domain-containing protein: MSVKFQDYYETLGVQRDATAEDLQRAFRKLARQYHPDVNKSPEAEAKFKLVNEAYEVLKDPAKRKRYDQLGSQWKSGQDFSPPPGWDGQGGGFGRRPHRGGAHRHSHRVDFGDAGGFSDFFEMFFGGRGGGASPFDQGFGGGFGGAGAEPMPREGASHEADLTISLEDAYRGATKRITLSAPGSDGGASRTYDVKIPAGVAEGAVIRLAGQGSAGTRGGKSGDLHLRVHLAPHPVFRVLAEEGDGRDLAMTLPISAWEAALGAKVQVSTLEGEVTLTVPPGAQSGMRLRLRGRGMPSRKGDKGDLYVELKIVVPKTLTDTERELFTRLAGESNFQPRGS, encoded by the coding sequence ATGTCAGTGAAGTTCCAGGACTATTACGAGACGCTCGGTGTGCAACGCGATGCGACCGCCGAGGATCTGCAGCGTGCGTTCCGCAAGCTGGCGCGCCAGTACCACCCGGACGTCAACAAGTCGCCGGAGGCCGAGGCGAAGTTCAAACTGGTGAACGAGGCCTACGAGGTTCTCAAGGATCCGGCGAAGCGCAAGCGGTACGACCAACTCGGGTCGCAGTGGAAGTCGGGGCAGGACTTCTCGCCGCCCCCGGGGTGGGACGGCCAGGGGGGCGGGTTCGGGCGGCGGCCGCACCGTGGCGGCGCGCACCGCCACTCGCACCGCGTCGACTTCGGTGATGCGGGTGGTTTCAGCGATTTCTTCGAGATGTTCTTCGGCGGGCGGGGCGGCGGGGCCTCCCCGTTCGATCAGGGATTCGGGGGGGGATTCGGCGGCGCGGGCGCCGAGCCGATGCCGCGCGAAGGGGCGTCGCACGAAGCGGACCTGACGATCTCGCTGGAGGATGCGTACCGCGGCGCGACCAAGCGGATCACGCTGAGCGCGCCCGGCTCCGACGGCGGCGCCTCGCGGACGTACGACGTGAAGATCCCGGCGGGCGTCGCGGAGGGCGCGGTCATCCGCCTCGCCGGGCAGGGATCGGCGGGGACGCGGGGCGGCAAGTCGGGGGACCTGCACCTCCGCGTGCACCTCGCGCCGCACCCGGTCTTCCGCGTCCTGGCCGAAGAAGGTGATGGCCGCGACCTGGCGATGACGCTGCCGATCTCGGCGTGGGAGGCGGCGCTGGGGGCGAAGGTGCAGGTGTCGACGCTGGAAGGCGAGGTGACGCTGACCGTGCCGCCGGGGGCACAGAGCGGGATGCGGCTCAGGCTCCGCGGACGGGGAATGCCGAGTCGCAAAGGGGACAAGGGCGACCTGTATGTGGAACTGAAGATCGTGGTTCCCAAGACTCTCACGGACACCGAGCGCGAACTGTTTACCCGCCTGGCTGGAGAATCGAACTTCCAGCCGCGCGGGTCGTAA
- a CDS encoding zinc metallopeptidase produces MMLYLLLLIGPVVLALWAQARVKSAYARAGAMAARSGLSGAEVARMILDSHGVRGVGIEPAHGFMTDHYDPRHKMLRLSEEVYSGRSVAALGIAAHEAGHALQDAQKYPLMAVRNAAVPMAMVGSQAGLLIALAGLVLGGAAAIANNVHSGFGFWMFITGIVLFTFVVLFQLVNLPVEFDASNRAKSLLQSTGIVAQGDEAKAMNRVLNAAAMTYVAATISAIATLLYYLLASGLLGRRD; encoded by the coding sequence ATGATGCTGTACCTGCTGCTGTTGATTGGGCCGGTGGTGCTGGCGCTGTGGGCGCAGGCGCGAGTGAAGTCCGCGTACGCGCGGGCGGGCGCGATGGCCGCGAGGTCGGGGCTCTCCGGGGCCGAGGTGGCGAGGATGATCCTCGACAGCCATGGCGTACGCGGGGTGGGCATCGAGCCGGCCCACGGCTTCATGACGGACCACTACGACCCTCGGCACAAGATGCTCCGGCTGAGCGAGGAGGTGTACTCGGGGCGGTCGGTGGCGGCGCTGGGGATCGCGGCGCACGAGGCCGGGCACGCGCTGCAGGATGCGCAGAAGTACCCGCTGATGGCGGTTCGCAACGCGGCGGTCCCGATGGCTATGGTGGGATCGCAGGCCGGGCTGTTAATCGCGCTCGCCGGGCTGGTACTTGGTGGCGCGGCCGCGATCGCCAACAACGTACACTCGGGCTTCGGATTCTGGATGTTTATCACAGGGATCGTGCTGTTCACCTTTGTCGTGCTGTTCCAACTGGTGAACCTGCCGGTCGAGTTCGACGCCAGCAACCGGGCGAAGAGCCTGCTGCAGTCGACGGGGATCGTCGCGCAGGGCGACGAGGCCAAGGCGATGAACCGGGTGCTGAACGCGGCGGCGATGACGTACGTCGCGGCGACGATCAGCGCGATCGCCACGCTGCTGTACTACCTGCTGGCGTCGGGGCTGCTGGGGCGGCGCGACTAG